The following proteins are encoded in a genomic region of Ignavibacteria bacterium:
- a CDS encoding HAMP domain-containing histidine kinase, with product MRGLRSTNIKFFLLAVAFILVLGILYYSQYIVTNLQTIVHQLLRDEQKVANLYAKTIEHVANSETPTDFEFLFDKIISAIDFPLIETDASGNVIKSYRNVVLDSALSDSAQTFFLRQLVKKMDEQNPPIKIVYQETLVVSEIHYSESHTIISIRKMIVQLQQLPYVEISLGAMFVLLAYFGFSYLKRNEQSSIWVGMSKETAHQLGTPLSSMMGWLEIIKSQLQRDTDEREKALETISEMENDIQRLNKVAERFSKIGSKPNLKEENILEIIQTIVEYFQKRINTSTRFGAGKQVAFQLHHSGEALARVNRELLEWVFENLVKNAIDAIETKNGSITFSLEGNNKVLCIDVADTGKGIIAQHRKEVFRPGYSTKERGWGLGLTLSKRIIEMYHKGKLELVESKAGKGTTFRITLPK from the coding sequence ATGCGCGGCCTTCGCTCCACAAACATCAAATTCTTCTTGCTTGCCGTAGCATTTATATTGGTGCTTGGCATTCTCTATTACTCGCAATATATCGTAACAAATTTGCAAACAATCGTTCACCAACTTCTGCGCGATGAACAAAAAGTTGCAAATCTCTACGCCAAAACGATTGAACACGTTGCAAACAGCGAAACGCCCACCGATTTTGAATTTCTGTTTGATAAAATAATTTCCGCCATTGATTTTCCGCTTATCGAAACTGATGCTTCGGGAAATGTTATTAAATCGTATCGCAATGTAGTATTGGATTCCGCTCTTTCGGATTCTGCCCAAACATTTTTTTTGCGTCAACTGGTGAAGAAAATGGACGAACAGAATCCTCCCATCAAAATTGTTTATCAAGAAACACTGGTCGTGAGCGAAATTCATTACAGCGAATCTCACACGATTATCAGTATTCGAAAAATGATTGTGCAACTTCAACAACTTCCGTATGTCGAAATAAGTCTCGGCGCGATGTTTGTTTTGCTTGCATATTTCGGGTTCAGTTATTTAAAACGAAATGAACAAAGCAGTATTTGGGTGGGAATGTCAAAAGAAACGGCGCATCAACTCGGAACGCCGCTTTCGAGTATGATGGGATGGTTGGAAATCATCAAATCGCAGTTGCAACGCGATACGGATGAGCGGGAAAAAGCGTTAGAAACAATTTCCGAAATGGAAAATGATATTCAGCGGCTCAATAAAGTTGCCGAACGATTTTCAAAAATCGGTTCGAAGCCGAATTTAAAAGAAGAAAACATTCTCGAAATTATTCAAACGATTGTTGAATATTTTCAGAAACGTATCAACACTTCTACACGATTTGGCGCAGGAAAACAAGTTGCGTTTCAACTTCATCACAGCGGAGAAGCTCTTGCTCGCGTCAATCGTGAACTTCTTGAATGGGTGTTTGAAAATCTTGTAAAGAACGCTATTGACGCCATTGAAACAAAAAACGGAAGCATCACATTTTCGCTCGAAGGAAACAACAAAGTACTTTGCATTGATGTCGCTGATACAGGAAAAGGAATTATTGCGCAACACAGAAAAGAAGTGTTTCGTCCAGGTTACAGCACGAAAGAACGAGGATGGGGATTGGGACTTACGCTTTCAAAGCGAATTATTGAAATGTATCACAAAGGAAAACTGGAACTCGTTGAAAGCAAAGCCGGAAAAGGTACAACGTTTCGAATTACATTGCCAAAATAA
- the secF gene encoding protein translocase subunit SecF yields MRLFKQTHIDFMGKRRMWFAISLSVIILGMISLVFKGIGWGIDFLGGTEVVVQFSRTVEVSEIRTVMSNAGFSRAEIKEYGEASRILIRTPEQGEGTTVADKIISSLSTSFPQDIPQVLEEQKIGPKIGAELRRGAMYAIFASLVAILLYIGFRFKFIYGVGAVTALFHDVLVVLGLLSIIDGLTPFTNFEIDQNMIAALLTLVGLSVNDTVVIFDRIRENQKIHRTMNLFDVMNKSLNETLSRTIITSGTIFLVTTILFFFGGEVNRGLGFALTIGVITGTYSSIYIASSVVLEYVNYKVSKTSEATMLKVKKAGELVK; encoded by the coding sequence ATGCGTCTTTTCAAACAAACACACATTGATTTTATGGGAAAGCGACGAATGTGGTTCGCCATTTCGCTTTCTGTTATAATTCTTGGAATGATTTCCCTTGTATTTAAAGGAATCGGTTGGGGAATTGATTTCCTTGGCGGAACAGAAGTCGTTGTACAATTTTCCCGCACCGTTGAAGTTTCCGAGATACGAACGGTAATGTCTAACGCAGGTTTTTCCCGCGCAGAAATAAAAGAATATGGCGAAGCGTCTCGTATTCTTATTCGCACTCCGGAACAAGGCGAAGGAACAACGGTCGCAGATAAAATTATTTCTTCTCTTTCGACTTCGTTTCCGCAAGACATTCCGCAAGTTTTGGAGGAACAAAAAATTGGTCCCAAAATTGGCGCGGAACTTCGACGTGGTGCAATGTATGCAATATTTGCTTCTCTTGTTGCAATACTTTTATACATCGGTTTCCGATTTAAGTTTATCTATGGTGTTGGAGCAGTTACCGCATTATTTCACGACGTTCTTGTTGTCCTCGGATTACTTTCTATCATTGATGGATTAACGCCATTTACCAACTTTGAAATTGACCAGAATATGATTGCGGCGCTTCTTACACTTGTTGGACTTTCCGTGAATGATACAGTTGTAATTTTCGACCGTATTCGCGAAAATCAAAAAATTCATCGCACAATGAATTTGTTCGACGTAATGAATAAAAGTCTGAATGAAACGTTAAGCAGAACGATCATAACTTCCGGAACGATATTTCTTGTTACGACAATACTCTTCTTTTTCGGCGGAGAAGTCAATCGCGGTCTCGGGTTTGCTCTTACGATTGGCGTTATCACTGGTACATATTCGTCTATTTATATTGCAAGTTCAGTAGTGCTGGAATACGTGAACTACAAAGTGTCGAAAACGTCAGAAGCAACAATGCTGAAAGTGAAAAAAGCAGGCGAACTTGTTAAGTAA
- the secD gene encoding protein translocase subunit SecD, protein MFWNPISRAMGLSDDATSYGNILPVKLGLDLQGGMRVVLEVDIIKMFDDLAKNKDQNFEHTLVKVRNEARTSTEDAVSILQRNFSEQNIRLAVYYGDLQEQNDDAIISKLQTEATTAIDRAIEIVRNRVDQYGVSEPTIQKQGSTRIIVELPGVKNQSQVRTLLQGTALLEFKLLKDPEIVSKTFEAINGTLAKLHGIDTSTTTATSDTSMKQQDSLETKTDTSSSITPSQTKSDEQLRKENPFYAIVQPPQQGGQEGYVLEEHRDSVIKILSLSEIQKIIPADVQFHWAAKPIIAENEKKIYALFMTRKEPELTGGVIENAKVDFVLNQPVVNMEMNSEGAREWARITGANIDKRIAIVLDKGVYSAPVVRSKIPNGMSQIEGMDVAEANILQIVLKAGALPAPVDIIEQQSVGASLGSDSIQKGLLASLLAFVLTILFMIVYYNFSGVVANIAIILNLIFLIVILAGFQGVLTLPGIAGIILSMAVAVDANVLINERVHEELATGKTTRAAVDAGYKKAFTAIFDSNITTFITGVILYQFGSGPIQGFALTLMIGIVVSMVTAIWVTHIMFNYIMSNGKTVNFG, encoded by the coding sequence TTGTTTTGGAATCCCATTTCGCGCGCGATGGGTTTAAGCGATGACGCAACAAGTTACGGAAATATTCTTCCCGTTAAATTAGGTCTCGATTTACAGGGAGGAATGCGCGTTGTGCTTGAAGTGGACATCATAAAAATGTTTGATGACCTTGCAAAAAACAAAGACCAAAACTTTGAACACACTCTTGTAAAGGTGCGCAACGAAGCACGTACAAGCACAGAAGATGCAGTTTCCATCTTACAAAGGAATTTTTCAGAACAAAATATTCGTCTTGCAGTGTATTACGGCGATTTGCAAGAACAAAACGACGACGCTATCATTTCGAAATTGCAAACCGAAGCAACAACAGCAATTGACCGCGCCATCGAAATTGTTCGCAATCGTGTTGACCAATACGGTGTTTCGGAACCAACTATTCAGAAACAAGGAAGCACTCGCATCATTGTAGAACTTCCGGGGGTAAAAAATCAATCGCAGGTACGTACGCTTTTGCAAGGAACTGCTTTGTTGGAATTTAAATTGCTCAAAGACCCGGAGATCGTTTCCAAAACGTTTGAAGCGATTAACGGGACTCTAGCAAAACTTCACGGAATAGATACTTCAACAACAACGGCAACTTCCGATACATCAATGAAGCAACAAGATTCGTTGGAGACGAAAACGGATACATCATCTTCGATAACTCCGTCTCAAACCAAAAGCGACGAACAACTACGAAAAGAAAATCCGTTCTATGCTATCGTTCAGCCACCGCAACAAGGAGGACAAGAAGGATACGTGTTGGAAGAACATCGCGATTCGGTCATAAAAATTCTATCATTATCAGAAATCCAAAAAATTATTCCTGCAGATGTGCAATTTCATTGGGCAGCAAAACCGATTATTGCAGAAAATGAAAAGAAAATTTATGCGTTGTTTATGACGAGGAAAGAACCGGAACTTACCGGCGGTGTAATTGAAAACGCTAAAGTAGATTTTGTGTTGAATCAACCAGTTGTCAATATGGAAATGAATTCCGAAGGAGCGCGTGAATGGGCAAGAATTACGGGAGCAAATATCGATAAACGGATTGCTATTGTATTGGATAAAGGAGTGTATTCGGCGCCTGTAGTACGTTCAAAAATTCCTAACGGAATGTCGCAAATCGAAGGAATGGACGTTGCCGAAGCAAACATTTTACAAATCGTGTTGAAAGCAGGAGCGCTTCCTGCACCTGTAGATATTATCGAGCAACAAAGCGTTGGTGCTTCGCTTGGTTCAGATTCTATTCAGAAAGGATTACTTGCGTCGTTACTTGCGTTTGTTCTGACAATTTTATTTATGATTGTCTATTACAATTTTTCGGGAGTTGTTGCCAATATAGCAATCATTCTCAATCTGATTTTTCTTATTGTCATACTTGCGGGATTTCAAGGAGTGCTCACGCTTCCGGGAATTGCGGGAATTATTCTTTCGATGGCAGTTGCCGTTGATGCTAATGTACTGATTAATGAACGTGTTCATGAAGAATTAGCGACGGGAAAAACAACACGCGCTGCCGTTGATGCCGGTTACAAGAAGGCATTCACTGCAATTTTCGACTCGAACATTACCACGTTTATTACCGGCGTTATTTTATACCAGTTTGGTTCCGGACCAATTCAAGGTTTTGCACTTACGTTGATGATAGGAATTGTTGTGAGTATGGTAACGGCAATTTGGGTTACGCATATAATGTTTAATTACATTATGAGTAACGGAAAAACCGTCAATTTCGGATAA
- the arcC gene encoding carbamate kinase has translation MNKLALVAIGGNSLIRNGQKGTIEEQRANVEQTCEYLAELLKLGFRLVITHGNGPQVGNQLLRVEAGEKLSNVSPEPLDVCGADTQGMLGYLLQQSMNNVLAKKKLHFNVCTLVTQCVVDENDPGFWFPSKPIGPFYKEEKEVEEKRKLGWVMKEDAGRGYRRVVASPKPIEIVEEEIIHSLVEKNCIVISVGGGGIPVIRKNGSIVGVEAVIDKDRASAFLARKLKADYFIISTDAEKVCLNYKEPNQIMLDNLTLAEAKQYLNDGQFPPGNMGPKIEAVIDFLSNGGIEAIITSPDKLLRAVKGEGGTHVVNNEK, from the coding sequence ATGAACAAACTTGCCCTTGTCGCAATTGGCGGCAATTCACTTATTCGCAACGGACAAAAAGGAACAATTGAAGAACAACGCGCAAACGTAGAACAAACTTGCGAATATCTTGCGGAATTGTTGAAACTCGGTTTTCGGTTGGTGATTACGCACGGAAACGGTCCGCAAGTGGGAAATCAATTGCTGCGTGTGGAAGCGGGAGAAAAACTTTCCAATGTTTCGCCGGAACCGCTTGATGTATGTGGTGCAGATACACAAGGAATGTTGGGATATTTATTGCAACAATCAATGAACAATGTTCTTGCGAAAAAAAAACTTCATTTCAATGTTTGCACGCTCGTTACGCAATGTGTTGTTGATGAAAATGACCCTGGTTTTTGGTTTCCTTCAAAACCGATTGGTCCGTTTTACAAAGAGGAAAAAGAAGTTGAAGAGAAAAGGAAATTGGGCTGGGTGATGAAAGAGGATGCAGGACGTGGTTATCGTAGAGTAGTTGCATCGCCAAAACCGATTGAAATCGTTGAAGAAGAAATTATTCATTCACTTGTGGAAAAAAATTGCATTGTGATTTCTGTTGGCGGAGGTGGAATTCCTGTCATCAGAAAGAACGGAAGCATTGTCGGGGTGGAAGCAGTGATTGATAAAGACAGAGCATCGGCATTTCTTGCGAGAAAATTGAAAGCGGATTATTTTATCATTTCCACCGATGCGGAAAAAGTTTGTTTGAATTACAAAGAGCCAAATCAAATTATGCTTGACAATCTCACTCTTGCAGAAGCAAAACAATACTTGAACGATGGACAATTTCCGCCGGGGAATATGGGACCGAAAATTGAAGCAGTGATTGATTTTCTTTCCAACGGAGGAATAGAAGCAATCATAACTTCTCCCGATAAATTATTGCGCGCAGTGAAAGGTGAGGGAGGAACGCACGTTGTGAATAATGAGAAATAA
- the argF gene encoding ornithine carbamoyltransferase encodes MPKTKQQLKGRDFLSVLDFSTEEIFKIFSLTKAMKKNPKAYRKKLDGKILMLIFEKPSLRTHVTFDVGIKQLGGDSLFYASSEKNRIGVRESFYDVAKNLERMVNGIMIRTFAHTVCTQLAEHANIPVINGLTDVEHPCQAMADYFTVSEFKKDVSKTKLAFVGDGNNVAHSLMLLAARIGCTFAVATPKGYEPNEEIVSQAKEVAMKTGAKILITNDVIEAVKNADAIYTDVWASMGQESESEQRKKIFLPYQVNAKLVKNAKSDYLFMHCLPAHRNDEVTDEVIDSKNSVVFQEAENRLHVQKTIMYKLLRD; translated from the coding sequence ATGCCAAAAACAAAACAACAACTGAAAGGACGGGATTTTCTTTCCGTTCTTGATTTCTCGACTGAAGAAATTTTCAAAATATTTTCGCTTACAAAAGCGATGAAGAAAAATCCTAAAGCGTATCGAAAAAAACTGGATGGAAAAATCTTGATGCTCATTTTTGAAAAGCCATCGCTCCGAACGCACGTTACGTTCGATGTCGGAATAAAACAACTCGGCGGTGATTCGCTTTTTTATGCTTCATCGGAAAAAAACAGAATCGGCGTGCGTGAGTCATTTTACGATGTTGCAAAAAATCTTGAACGAATGGTGAACGGAATAATGATTCGTACGTTTGCGCATACTGTTTGCACGCAACTTGCAGAACACGCAAATATTCCCGTCATCAACGGCTTAACCGATGTAGAACATCCGTGTCAAGCAATGGCGGATTATTTTACGGTTTCAGAATTCAAGAAAGATGTATCGAAAACGAAACTCGCATTTGTCGGAGATGGAAATAATGTTGCACATTCCTTGATGCTGCTTGCGGCGAGAATTGGTTGCACATTTGCCGTTGCTACTCCGAAAGGATATGAACCCAATGAAGAAATTGTTTCACAAGCAAAAGAAGTTGCCATGAAAACAGGCGCGAAAATTCTTATTACGAATGATGTCATAGAAGCAGTAAAAAATGCTGACGCAATTTACACCGATGTTTGGGCGAGTATGGGGCAAGAAAGTGAATCAGAGCAGCGCAAGAAAATTTTCCTCCCGTATCAAGTGAATGCGAAATTGGTGAAGAATGCAAAAAGCGATTATCTTTTTATGCACTGTCTTCCCGCTCATCGCAATGATGAAGTAACGGATGAAGTTATTGATTCAAAAAATTCTGTCGTGTTTCAAGAAGCAGAAAATCGTTTGCATGTGCAAAAAACGATTATGTATAAATTACTTCGTGATTAG
- a CDS encoding dihydrodipicolinate synthase family protein, giving the protein MLRGIIPPIATPFINQEIAVDKLKSNIHKLLQTELAGILVLGSNGEAVMLNEKEKLQLVEAAKEIVPTNKIFLVGAGSESTKETILFIHKVAEMNVEYVLVITPSFYKSSLTSEVFYKHYFEIAEHSNIKILLYNVPANTGVNISVDAVAKLAEHPNIIGMKDSSGNMLQFAEIISSVPKSFSLFVGNAPTFFTALSLGACGGVLAVANIIPNECIHIKQLFDGGKMEEARQLQWKIIPLAKAVTSKYGVAGLKFAMDCIGYFGGAPRSPLMPLKENEQDEVKQFLREFSRV; this is encoded by the coding sequence ATGTTACGTGGAATTATTCCTCCCATTGCAACTCCGTTTATTAATCAAGAGATTGCTGTTGATAAATTGAAAAGCAATATTCACAAGTTGTTACAAACAGAACTTGCAGGAATACTTGTTCTTGGTTCCAATGGCGAAGCGGTGATGTTGAATGAAAAAGAAAAACTGCAACTCGTTGAAGCGGCGAAAGAAATTGTTCCGACAAACAAAATTTTTCTTGTCGGTGCAGGAAGTGAATCAACAAAAGAAACGATTTTATTTATCCATAAGGTCGCAGAAATGAATGTTGAATACGTGCTCGTGATTACGCCATCGTTCTACAAATCGTCATTGACATCGGAAGTTTTTTACAAACATTATTTCGAAATCGCAGAACATTCAAACATAAAAATTTTACTGTATAATGTTCCAGCAAATACCGGCGTGAATATTTCTGTTGATGCAGTTGCGAAACTTGCGGAACATCCGAACATTATCGGAATGAAAGATAGTTCGGGAAATATGTTGCAGTTTGCTGAGATTATTTCTTCCGTGCCAAAAAGTTTTTCTTTGTTTGTCGGAAATGCGCCGACGTTCTTTACAGCGTTATCACTTGGCGCTTGCGGCGGAGTTCTTGCCGTTGCAAATATAATTCCGAATGAATGTATTCACATTAAACAATTATTCGACGGAGGAAAGATGGAAGAAGCGAGACAATTGCAATGGAAAATTATTCCGCTCGCAAAAGCAGTTACATCAAAATATGGCGTTGCTGGATTGAAATTTGCAATGGATTGTATCGGATATTTTGGAGGAGCGCCGCGTTCGCCATTGATGCCGCTGAAAGAAAATGAACAAGATGAAGTGAAACAATTTTTGAGAGAATTTTCTCGAGTATGA
- a CDS encoding proline dehydrogenase: MTVLSFFRILLHLLLESHFIEMNVLKNFLLFCSTNVWLKNTLPKYRFVQNAVKRFMPGEEVEYALMEAKKYSLNNITTVLTCLGENISELNEGKNVRNHYLDVLEKISVQKLPTEISVKLTQLGFDIDEEATLNNVRALCSRANEFNNFLWLDIESSPYVPRTIDFYKTIRGEFENVGLCLQAYLYRTQEDLEKLLSISPSIRLVKGAYKESSEVAFHKKSDVDKNFMLLSEMLLKAIPNNIRRIGFGTHDETMHKQIKKFAEKNNIPNDVYEFQMLYGIKNTVQTKLASEGYKVRALISYGSYWFPWYMRRLAERPANVWFVMKSMFS; the protein is encoded by the coding sequence ATGACCGTTCTCTCATTCTTCCGTATTTTGTTGCATTTATTACTTGAATCTCATTTTATTGAAATGAACGTACTTAAAAACTTTCTTCTCTTTTGCTCCACGAATGTGTGGCTCAAAAATACGTTACCGAAATATCGTTTTGTGCAAAATGCGGTAAAGCGATTTATGCCGGGAGAAGAAGTTGAATACGCATTGATGGAAGCAAAAAAATATTCTCTGAATAACATTACAACTGTATTGACGTGTTTGGGAGAAAATATTTCTGAACTGAACGAAGGAAAAAATGTTCGCAACCATTATCTTGACGTGTTGGAAAAAATTTCAGTACAAAAACTTCCTACAGAAATTTCTGTGAAACTTACACAACTGGGTTTCGATATTGATGAAGAAGCAACGTTGAATAATGTTCGTGCTTTGTGTTCACGAGCGAACGAGTTCAACAACTTTTTATGGCTCGATATTGAAAGTTCTCCATACGTACCTCGCACAATTGATTTTTACAAAACGATTCGCGGCGAATTTGAAAATGTCGGATTGTGTTTGCAGGCGTATCTCTATCGCACACAAGAAGATTTGGAAAAACTTCTTTCCATTTCTCCTTCGATTCGGTTAGTTAAAGGAGCATACAAAGAATCTTCCGAAGTTGCATTTCATAAAAAGAGTGATGTTGACAAAAATTTTATGCTCCTTTCGGAAATGTTGCTGAAAGCGATTCCGAATAATATTCGCCGCATTGGTTTTGGAACGCACGATGAAACGATGCACAAACAAATAAAAAAGTTCGCGGAGAAAAATAATATTCCGAACGATGTGTATGAATTTCAAATGCTGTACGGAATAAAAAATACCGTGCAAACGAAATTAGCGAGCGAAGGATACAAGGTTCGCGCGTTGATTAGTTACGGTTCGTATTGGTTTCCGTGGTATATGCGACGTCTTGCAGAACGTCCGGCGAATGTGTGGTTTGTAATGAAAAGTATGTTTTCTTAA
- a CDS encoding T9SS type A sorting domain-containing protein, with product MKTVFLVYCVIFFSPLSTNAQPFQREAHSITCTISGNALALPFTGGINAPNHQFFDVDGDNDFDMFIFDSDLTLDFYRNTGTSSFPQFQLATGEFSLPPFSMWFLFLDLNGDGLNDFCCDDFQNGVRYYVNNGSATNPHFIIADSSLHDIEGNIVFGGLNSIPAFADIDHDNDLDFFSVNSASGTLNFYRNVGTISSPMFQFITDFWQGIQIIGGKNETQKHGAAALRFGDLDNNGFPDLLYGDLFSFGMYYFHNVADSMMQITGFFPENDPITSFGFNMPMLVDIDSDADLDLFVGGLHPGTSQNSFTFYQNIGTASSFQYQRITDNFLTMIDIGKNSHPAFCDIDGDNDEDFFIGSVDRGVFFFLNTGTQTQPNFLLADSHFANVTGNYDYDPTFVDIDDDNDYDMFVGNFSGKFSFYKNYGTPTTPSLTLTPSPASDTIRVSQSLSPAFVDIDADNDVDLFVGKPNGTLAFYRNSGNATIFLPVLESVSYQNISVQQFAKPFFCDFDGDEDYDLFIGNSIGSVAYFENIGSPMNPQFFLNTNQFANTDKASEVDPTLIDIDNDNDWDLFLGNFHGGVQLYRNKKFTNEVPSSNYETTSFVLTQNFPNPFNPTTAIHFTLSTAALTSLKVYDILGKEVATLINRRIMNEGKHEIEFDATNLASGIYVYRLQSGNRSEIKKMVLLR from the coding sequence ATGAAAACAGTTTTTCTAGTGTACTGCGTAATATTTTTTTCTCCGTTGAGTACGAATGCACAGCCGTTTCAGCGAGAAGCACATTCTATCACTTGCACAATCAGCGGAAATGCGCTCGCGCTTCCATTTACGGGAGGAATCAATGCGCCGAATCATCAATTTTTCGATGTGGACGGCGACAACGATTTCGATATGTTTATTTTTGATTCCGATTTAACTCTCGATTTTTATCGCAATACAGGAACTTCTTCTTTTCCGCAATTTCAATTAGCAACTGGAGAATTTTCGCTTCCTCCGTTTTCTATGTGGTTTCTTTTCCTCGATTTAAACGGCGATGGATTGAACGATTTCTGCTGCGACGATTTTCAAAACGGCGTACGTTATTATGTGAACAACGGAAGCGCAACAAATCCGCACTTCATCATCGCTGATTCTTCGCTTCACGATATCGAAGGGAATATTGTTTTTGGTGGTTTAAACAGTATTCCTGCATTTGCCGATATTGACCACGACAACGATTTGGATTTTTTTTCCGTGAACAGCGCAAGCGGAACATTGAATTTTTACAGAAACGTCGGAACAATTTCATCTCCAATGTTTCAGTTCATCACTGATTTCTGGCAAGGTATTCAAATCATCGGTGGAAAAAACGAAACGCAAAAACACGGCGCTGCTGCATTACGTTTCGGCGATTTGGACAACAACGGTTTTCCCGACTTGCTCTACGGCGATTTGTTTTCCTTTGGGATGTATTATTTTCATAACGTTGCCGATTCGATGATGCAGATAACGGGATTTTTCCCAGAGAACGACCCCATCACTTCCTTTGGTTTCAATATGCCGATGCTTGTAGATATTGATTCGGATGCAGATTTGGATTTATTTGTTGGCGGACTTCATCCGGGAACTTCGCAGAACAGTTTTACTTTTTATCAAAACATCGGTACCGCTTCTTCCTTTCAATACCAACGCATCACGGATAATTTTCTCACGATGATTGACATTGGAAAAAATTCGCATCCTGCATTTTGCGATATTGACGGAGACAACGACGAAGATTTTTTTATCGGAAGCGTTGACAGAGGAGTTTTCTTTTTCCTAAATACGGGAACACAGACTCAACCGAATTTTCTTCTCGCCGATTCGCATTTCGCAAACGTAACAGGAAATTACGATTACGACCCAACATTCGTTGATATTGATGACGACAACGATTATGATATGTTTGTCGGAAATTTTTCCGGAAAATTTTCTTTCTACAAAAATTACGGAACGCCAACGACTCCTTCTCTAACGCTTACTCCGTCTCCAGCAAGCGATACCATTCGTGTTTCGCAGAGTCTTTCTCCCGCATTTGTTGATATTGACGCTGATAACGATGTTGATCTATTTGTGGGAAAACCAAACGGAACGCTTGCTTTTTATCGCAATAGTGGAAATGCAACAATTTTTCTTCCCGTATTGGAAAGTGTTTCGTATCAAAATATTTCCGTTCAACAATTTGCAAAACCGTTCTTCTGCGATTTCGATGGCGATGAAGATTATGATTTATTCATAGGCAACAGCATTGGGAGCGTTGCGTATTTTGAGAACATTGGCTCTCCTATGAATCCGCAATTCTTTTTGAACACGAATCAGTTCGCAAATACAGATAAAGCATCGGAAGTTGACCCTACGCTTATTGATATTGACAACGATAATGATTGGGATTTATTCCTCGGAAATTTTCACGGAGGAGTACAATTGTACAGAAATAAAAAATTTACCAATGAAGTTCCTTCCAGCAATTATGAAACAACATCATTTGTTCTTACTCAAAATTTTCCGAATCCGTTTAATCCGACGACTGCTATACACTTTACATTATCCACTGCTGCACTTACCTCGTTGAAAGTATATGATATTCTTGGAAAGGAAGTTGCAACATTGATTAACAGGAGAATAATGAATGAAGGAAAACACGAAATCGAATTTGATGCAACGAATCTTGCAAGCGGAATATATGTTTATCGTTTGCAATCGGGGAACCGTTCAGAAATAAAGAAAATGGTATTGCTTCGGTAA